In Sneathia sanguinegens, the following are encoded in one genomic region:
- the mltG gene encoding endolytic transglycosylase MltG: MNKILNIVKLFMFCCIVFFMGFTYSFFIKKQNVINKELIITKGAKPQEIYKKLGIYYSIFDRVYFKLTTNDRKIKDGYFLFDQNISKYEIMSIISNAKNTEVVLTIPEGFTSEEVLNRIEKLGLAKKSEMLNAMKNYSFYYKSSDNFEGYLLPQTYYITKGATPKEILDKILGLFLKKYPSSKYKKDEMNKYIILASIIEKEAKQDEDRAKIAAVFLNRINKDMPLQSDATLKYDLKRDVLKEDLKTNKSPYNTYIHKGLTPTPICNPGEKSIEASMKPEKNFDKLYFFMYKDKTYYSSTHEEHLEKRKESGHIK; this comes from the coding sequence ATGAATAAAATTTTAAATATAGTAAAATTATTTATGTTCTGTTGCATAGTATTTTTTATGGGATTTACATATTCATTTTTTATAAAAAAACAAAATGTTATAAATAAAGAACTAATAATAACTAAGGGTGCAAAACCACAAGAAATTTATAAAAAGTTAGGAATATATTATTCTATTTTTGATAGAGTATATTTTAAATTAACAACAAATGATAGAAAAATAAAGGATGGATATTTCTTATTTGATCAAAATATTAGTAAATATGAAATAATGTCAATAATAAGTAATGCTAAAAATACTGAAGTTGTACTAACTATTCCAGAAGGTTTTACAAGTGAAGAAGTGTTAAATAGAATTGAAAAATTAGGTTTAGCTAAAAAAAGTGAAATGCTAAATGCAATGAAAAACTATAGTTTTTATTATAAATCATCAGATAATTTTGAAGGATATTTGTTACCACAAACTTACTATATTACAAAAGGAGCTACACCTAAAGAAATTTTAGATAAAATTTTAGGTTTATTCTTAAAAAAATATCCAAGTTCTAAATACAAAAAAGATGAAATGAATAAATATATTATTTTAGCTTCAATAATTGAAAAAGAAGCTAAACAAGATGAAGATAGAGCAAAGATTGCTGCCGTATTTTTAAATAGGATAAATAAGGATATGCCTTTGCAATCTGATGCAACATTAAAATATGACTTAAAAAGAGATGTATTAAAAGAAGATTTAAAAACAAATAAATCACCATATAATACATATATTCATAAAGGACTTACACCAACACCAATTTGTAATCCAGGTGAGAAAAGTATTGAAGCTAGTATGAAACCAGAAAAGAATTTCGATAAATTGTATTTTTTCATGTATAAGGATAAAACATATTATTCAAGTACTCATGAAGAACATTTAGAAAAAAGAAAAGAAAGTGGGCATATTAAATAA
- a CDS encoding SpoIID/LytB domain-containing protein, whose product MKNIVLTLLFTTLISCSAIGNTNQINNFEISNGEEPKIRVKISNINNQYRGDLYNINGLNINEVMLEEYLYSVVASEMPRSFGIEALKAQAIAARTYAIYSMGIKGEKMFDVYDTERSQAYKGIMVENAKAKEAVDSTRGLILTYEGKPIEALYTSSCGGKTLSAKQYFGKEVPYLQSVEDFSSDKNWKNSIKFEDLKSKLGITSETIVGLDDFIYFDNDILTKKQLKIKLGLPSPIYDIELKDGIIYFKGMGYGHCVGMSQYGSNYLAKNGYTYDEILKHYYKGVKIKKVY is encoded by the coding sequence ATGAAGAATATAGTTTTAACATTATTATTTACAACACTAATAAGTTGCAGTGCAATAGGAAATACAAATCAAATAAATAATTTTGAAATAAGTAATGGTGAAGAACCAAAAATAAGAGTTAAAATATCAAATATTAATAATCAATATAGAGGTGACTTATATAATATTAATGGACTTAATATAAATGAAGTAATGCTAGAAGAGTATCTATATTCAGTAGTTGCAAGTGAAATGCCAAGAAGTTTTGGAATAGAAGCTTTGAAGGCACAAGCTATTGCTGCAAGAACTTATGCTATATATAGTATGGGTATAAAAGGAGAAAAAATGTTTGATGTTTATGATACAGAAAGATCACAAGCATATAAAGGAATAATGGTTGAAAATGCAAAAGCAAAAGAAGCAGTAGATTCTACTAGAGGACTTATACTAACTTATGAAGGTAAGCCTATAGAAGCATTGTATACTTCAAGTTGCGGAGGTAAAACTTTATCAGCAAAGCAATATTTTGGTAAAGAAGTTCCATATTTACAAAGTGTAGAAGATTTTAGTAGTGATAAGAATTGGAAAAATAGTATAAAATTTGAAGATTTAAAAAGTAAATTAGGAATTACAAGTGAAACTATAGTTGGACTTGATGACTTTATATATTTTGATAATGATATTTTAACTAAAAAACAATTAAAAATTAAATTAGGTTTGCCAAGTCCCATTTATGATATAGAGTTAAAAGATGGAATAATCTATTTCAAAGGAATGGGTTATGGTCATTGTGTAGGTATGTCACAATATGGTTCAAATTATCTTGCAAAAAATGGTTATACATATGATGAAATTTTAAAACATTATTATAAAGGTGTAAAAATTAAGAAGGTATATTGA
- a CDS encoding AI-2E family transporter, which yields MKNFDIKRLTPIIYVLSVLILLLIIFKVFIFLLPFVIATVIVKIINPIIKKIVHKNRMLSSIILGIFYLIILLVVFLIMFKISLEIYNLFMNIITNKEYILAYVLKNIKQYEKYIEKLPEYSSNFLNPLVEKIMTYINNSAIGILNSSLNLLKSLPSLIVFIVVTILSSFIILNDKKNIINFIVHQFPESWLKVGVKIKEDVLKLFFNYVKAQCILISLCFVESFIGLSIISIYSKNLHYVLLFSVVIAFVDALPILGAGSAIMPMVLVEIFIFEDYILALSLFILYIIIFLIRQYTEPKLISKGSGMHPLLTLIAMYAGFKIFGILGFLYGPIIAAIIHIVFADEIKYGFFKYLIKSKGKKDE from the coding sequence ATGAAAAATTTTGATATAAAAAGATTGACACCGATAATCTATGTACTCTCGGTGTTGATATTATTACTAATAATTTTTAAAGTTTTTATATTTTTATTACCTTTTGTAATTGCTACAGTAATTGTAAAAATAATAAATCCAATTATAAAAAAAATAGTTCATAAAAATAGGATGTTATCTTCTATTATTTTAGGAATTTTTTATCTTATTATATTATTAGTAGTCTTTTTGATAATGTTTAAAATATCTTTAGAAATTTATAATTTATTTATGAATATTATAACGAATAAAGAATATATTTTAGCATATGTACTTAAAAATATTAAACAATATGAGAAATATATTGAAAAATTGCCAGAATATTCTAGTAATTTTTTAAATCCACTAGTAGAAAAAATTATGACATATATAAATAATTCAGCTATTGGTATATTAAATTCCAGTTTAAATTTATTAAAAAGTCTGCCAAGTTTAATAGTATTTATTGTGGTTACAATTTTATCGTCATTTATAATTTTAAATGATAAAAAGAATATAATTAATTTTATTGTTCACCAATTTCCTGAATCATGGTTAAAAGTTGGAGTAAAAATAAAAGAAGATGTTTTAAAATTATTTTTTAATTATGTTAAGGCACAATGTATTTTAATTAGTTTATGCTTTGTAGAATCTTTTATAGGTTTGAGTATAATTTCTATATATTCAAAAAATTTACATTATGTTTTATTATTTTCAGTAGTAATAGCCTTTGTTGATGCATTACCAATACTTGGAGCAGGGTCAGCAATAATGCCTATGGTTTTGGTAGAAATATTTATATTTGAAGATTATATTTTAGCATTAAGCCTTTTTATACTATATATTATTATATTTTTGATAAGACAGTATACAGAACCCAAATTAATTAGTAAAGGTTCAGGTATGCATCCACTTTTAACATTGATAGCGATGTATGCAGGATTTAAAATTTTTGGGATTTTAGGTTTTTTATATGGTCCGATAATTGCAGCAATAATTCATATTGTTTTTGCGGATGAAATAAAATATGGTTTTTTCAAATATTTAATAAAAAGTAAGGGGAAAAAAGATGAATAA